The Aspergillus chevalieri M1 DNA, chromosome 5, nearly complete sequence genome includes a region encoding these proteins:
- a CDS encoding transposase (COG:S;~EggNog:ENOG410PVG4;~InterPro:IPR004875,IPR006600;~PFAM:PF03184,PF03221;~go_function: GO:0003676 - nucleic acid binding [Evidence IEA]) → MPTERENIEEQIKNAIATYERDKSQKIRPLAEAFDVPYQRLLRRVKGLPGRNSTKPVNYALDKHQENALKHWIERLDQAGVPPTAKRIEKSANLILQRAHTDPTIPPKKVSKEWPYRFLERLGPEYTRLKQRPRDPKRLQSQDLGIIQNWYDRLEILLKQYQIQPQDLYNFDEIGFMEGQGRGEVVITKYPSRAQHPGASFSRGLISVVECISADGSVLPPCIILPGKGHLEDWYTHSDMPGNWILGVSPNGYISDEIAFEWIKHFDKHTKQRCAGVYRLLLMDNHGSHLTYEFIEYCEKNRILLYSFPPHATHFLQPLDGKPFKQYKHYHGQAVTEAAILGWSDFEKREFLTVLPGIRKETFKTHTIQSAFRDCGVFPFDPSPVMDDLEKQAEPIPDLQIWDGDSTSSGSAQSSPKTIRQLRKEISKARASLDKIDGHLAALSPGLNRRLERIFSGGLTQAESSDQTAMELDRYLKAAAHQSKPKSRRQVPGLSHSGVLSVQDANRRIGARKKAEEKKEGRRLEQSIRTSLATTHRRYDRLELWMMGIDENADQETIDSILNKNR, encoded by the exons ATGCCTACTGAACGCGAAAATATCGAAGAACAAATTAAAAATGCCATTGCCACGTACGAACGCGATAAATCACAAAAAATTCGCCCTCTAGCAgaggcatttgatgtgccttaCCAACGGCTCCTTCGACGCGTCAAAGGGCTACCTGGGCGAAATTCTACCAAGCCAGTTAACTATGCACTTGATAAGCATCAGGAGAATGCACTCAAGCACTGGATTGAGCGATTAGATCAAGCTGGAGTGCCTCCAACAGCTAAAAGGATAGAAAAAAGTGCCAACTTGATCCTACAGCGTGCCCATACGGACCCAACTATCCCTCCCAAAAAAGTCAGCAAAGAATGGCCATATCGCTTTCTTGAACGCTTAGGACCTGAATATACACGGCTTAAACAAAGGCCAAGGGATCCAAAGCGCCTACAATCTCAGGATCTTGGGATAATTCAGAACTGGTATGATCGGTTAGAGATCCTCCTTAAACAGTATCAGATCCAGCCCCAGGACCTCTATAATTTCGATGAAATTGGCTTTATGGAGGGCCAGGGCCGTGGAGAAGTGGTAATCACTAAATATCCATCAAGAGCGCAACATCCTGGTgcctctttttctcgtgGTTTAATCTCTGTTGTGGAGTGTATTTCTGCAGATGGATCGGTCCTTCCTCCCTGCATCATTCTCCCGGGAAAGGGCCATCTAGAGGACTGGTATACGCATTCAGATATGCCAGGAAACTGGATACTGGGCGTCTCACCAAATGGCTATATATCCGATGAAATAGCCTTTGAATGGATTAAACATTTCGACAAGCATACTAAGCAGCGATGT GCTGGTGTTTATCGGCTGCTTCTTATGGATAATCATGGATCTCACCTCACGTatgaattcattgaatactGCGAGAAGAATCGGATTCTTCTCTACTCCTTCCCACCACATGCAACCCATTTTTTGCAGCCTTTAGATGGAAAGCCATTTAAACAGTACAAACACTATCATGGGCAGGCTGTCACTGAGGCTGCTATACTTGGATGGAGTGATTTTGAGAAGCGGGAGTTCCTTACAGTACTACCAGGTATTCGGAAGGAGACATTCAAGACCCATACTATCCAATCAGCCTTTAGAGATTGTGGAGTCTTCCCTTTtgacccctctcctgttatGGACGATCTGGAGAAACAAGCAGAGCCCATTCCAGATCTACAAATATGGGATGGTGACTCTACCTCTAGTGGTTCCGCCCAGAGCTCTCCTAAAACCATCAGGCAACTCCGGAAAGAAATCTCTAAGGCTCGGGCATCCTTGGATAAGATTGATGGTCATCTAGCTGctttatcaccaggcttaAATAGGCGTTTGGAGAGGATATTTAGTGGTGGTCTAACTCAGGCGGAATCCAGTGATCAAACAGCCATGGAGTTGGACCGATATCTCAAGGCTGCAGCACACCAATCTAAGCCAAAATCTCGTCGACAAGTTCCTGGACTTAGCCACTCTGGTGTACTATCAGTGCAGGATGCCAACAGGCGAATTGGTGCCCGAAAGaaggcagaagaaaagaaggaagggcGGCGACTTGAACAGTCTATTAGGACTTCTTTGGCCACCACTCACCGCAGATATGACCGATTGGAGCTATGGAtgatgggaattgatgaaaatgcCGACCAGGAAACTATTGATAGTATTTTAAACAAAAACCGATGA
- a CDS encoding uncharacterized protein (COG:S;~EggNog:ENOG410Q2BF) — protein MVVTNGTNGCSSREYGMTFEISPPTAVRPGVPFTLPVIVAVRSGNPGNGTDQLAANVCLKNESGTSVSALGGPLTSSVRSRNGNTTSGYARFSPLTISQPGRYKLRVMLGAASQCGVMTKEYIDSGVITVDAGAPASQRPTAAQVSKLRSLITENIDITGAEIAAWQQA, from the exons ATGGTAGTAACCAACGGTACAAACGGATGCTCCAGCCGCGAATACGGCATGACTTTCGAGATCAGTCCCCCAACCGCCGTCCGCCCCGGTGTCCCCTTCACCCTCCCCGTCATCGTGGCCGTCCGATCAGGAAACCCAGGAAATGGCACTGACCAACTTGCTGCCAATGTGTGTTTGAAGAACGAATCCGGCACAAGTGTCTCAGCTCTAGGAGGTCCTCTTACCTCCAGCGTGCGCAGCCGCAATGGAAACACCACCAGCGGTTATGCGAGGTTCAGTCCTCTTACTATCTCGCAACCAGGTCGGTACAAGTTGCGGGTTATGTTGGGTGCTGCTTCGCAGTGCGGAGTCATGACCAAGGAATATATCGACTCGGGAGTTATTACTGTTGATGCAGGGGCTCCGGCATCCCAGAGACCAA CTGCGGCACAGGTCTCCAAGCTCCGAAGCTTGATTACGGAGAACATCGACATAACAGGCGCGGAAATTGCGGCGTGGCAGCAGGCTTGA
- a CDS encoding uncharacterized protein (COG:S;~EggNog:ENOG410PZ4H) translates to MQKQAQSSKQYNNTERGLYLSSTSINTNQKHSSRPKSPTPSDISTSTTLVNLPRMTQRSASPVQMSPRSSFSSLSRSDSHSRKHVRHSRKTSDDYRRYNGTVNHYGRHSNDWLFGGFSLRDTVRGGVERLRHHNHHGNEG, encoded by the coding sequence atgcaaaagcAGGCCCAGTCTTCCAAACAGTATAATAACACGGAACGCGGTCTTTACCTCTCTTCTACTTCAATCAACACAAACCAAAAACACTCCTCTCGTCCTAAATCTCCGACTCCTAGCGATATTTCCACCAGCACTACTCTGGTCAACCTCCCCAGAATGACTCAACGATCCGCCAGTCCCGTCCAGATGTCTCCCCGCTCTTCCTTCAGCAGTCTTTCCCGCTCCGACTCTCACTCTCGGAAGCACGTCCGTCACTCCAGAAAGACTAGCGACGACTACCGCCGCTACAATGGCACCGTGAACCACTACGGTCGTCACTCGAACGACTGGCTGTTCGGAGGATTCAGTCTGCGCGATACCGTTCGCGGTGGTGTCGAGCGACTCCgtcaccacaaccaccacgGAAACGAGGGCTGA
- a CDS encoding uncharacterized protein (COG:S;~EggNog:ENOG410PUQG;~InterPro:IPR007506) has protein sequence MLEALTALTGRAPKAGAYVDENRFASIWLRVTPPEAADDSFWPILGYTLGALANIRIPVITGLEKLKPNKDGFKAFSAAFATSSSAPMFHMVNLTPEAPTLEAVCPKGIVLEAIDVDWKALDAIWDEFNHGSEP, from the coding sequence ATGCTTGAGGCTCTGACTGCCTTGACTGGCCGCGCACCGAAGGCAGGGGCCTATGTGGATGAGAATCGTTTTGCGTCTATCTGGCTCAGAGTAACACCACCCGAAGCGGCCGACGACTCATTCTGGCCTATCTTGGGCTACACCCTTGGTGCTCTCGCAAATATTCGCATTCCGGTAATCACTGGACTGGAAAAGCTAAAGCCCAACAAGGACGGCTTTAAGGCGTTCTCAGCTGCATTTGCTacatcctctagtgctcCCATGTTTCATATGGTCAACCTAACTCCAGAGGCTCCCACGCTCGAGGCTGTGTGCCCCAAGGGTATTGTCCTTGAAGCTATTGATGTGGACTGGAAGGCTCTGGATGCTATCTGGGATGAGTTCAACCATGGCTCTGAGCCATGA